The Equus asinus isolate D_3611 breed Donkey chromosome 1, EquAss-T2T_v2, whole genome shotgun sequence genome segment ggagatgaaaatggccattgtaactccaagagagacaaaagaaacggGTCCATCACCttaaaaatcccccctgaacctagggcagcgtcctacccgtggttcctactgtggggttcctatagcaaggggtgatgggggtgccCCCTGGCATTGCaccccttgtataccttccctgttatgcccggcagtaacaggtgcctggtgcctattctgcctggcaacataggcctggtgaatggtccccgagagaaaaggagaaagaaaaggagccattaccttgaaaatccccccattggggttcctgtagcaagggatgatgggggcatcccttgaacatcttccctattctgcctggcagtaataggtgcctggtgaatggtccccaggataaaaggatagagaaaaacagtgaggaattttccgccagtctgggggacattctacccaattgtatcctggagccattctcccaagaaggggttcccatactccaccaaaggttagagtttggtactttccttgaactggagtcccgagtAGGACCTTCCTGCAGCTCAAAGagtggtcaggtgccatgggagggatcccaatccagccttaggaaatgaaaccttccacgggagtcttggagattggcgaccgtcctaatgacttaagtggccaacccatacccacgtaaaatttatatattagagatagagtcaagaaggaatggattaattcattcttcatcaccctgaggcttaaggtactgattctcttcaagctgaatgccacaatttgccccatagagtagccatgggcagcaaatgTGGGTTCATACAGCCATCCAAGAAAGTTgccgatggagaagtgaatttagatccatcctcaaaaaagagaaagatacaaggaaaaagggcacttaccagaacagCTCACAagctgatgaagcaagttccctgtacgggccaccagaaatgatgcagggtcagtgagccgaggagtcaaaagatttcttagactcttaagatctggcagtagtgcccttttatttagagaatagaatagcatggggacaggacccatgggcagtcagagcttctgctgccggcatggggacaggacccataggcagtcaggctgctgcgtggggacagggcccacgggcaggagaaGCCattgctgctgccgcttctgctgcttctgctgcaaagttgggtggagagtaaggcttaAAGTTAAGGCACAGGTGTGTGAGTTacctctttacaagacaaaaaaagttaaaatggtatccgTGCTGgtagggtctggccattgggcagtcccacaacttttagataagaagcaaaccggattgagtaaatggctgaagtcaccgcttaaatattatcctcagctaaagagaaaggaggatttgggggggggagggatcagttacatgaggttgccagacagtaaacaacttaagttcttgcctctggcattgattaagagtttctagagataaggccatcccccttcttcctggcacagagagagaggcatcttcacagatagaggtttcccttagaaatgtaaatatttcccaacaaagggacaagcaaattccactcctcggagcctgcctctcaactgtagttttaaaattaaccagcctaaaaatcctcatcaatatgAGATCcataaattaaatagaaaagtgGTTAAGGTTCTGACCCTAGCAGAGGTCAGTTGCATTTTTACAGTATGAGATCATCTATATTGTCTCTTGAAAAAAACCGTTTGCACCTCTAGTATACAACTAGGCTTTCCCCTTAGTTTTCTACCAGTTAGTGACTGCCCTGAAAAAGACTAGTAAAATGCCTCAATTGTCAATAGTAAGTCAAAGTTACTAGGGTCCCAAGACCCTTGTTTGTCTTGTCTGAGGTGCCTTACCATGACTATGAAGGCCACAGGCTTATTTTCTGCTGTACTTTCAAGTTCTGGTTCTATCAGGAATAGTCTGCTGGTGCATGTTTTATAGTCATCAGATGAGTACATGTGTTGAAACCTGGAAAGTGTTTGAGACTCGCCTTAAGTGACACCTATGTCATGaatctccttcctccacctccagTCATGGGTGGGCTCATGTCCTTTATGCTCCTTTATTAACCTCGACTTCCCTGGTCTCTGCACTCAGCACTGTATCATAGTCATGTGAGAAACTCTCTTCTCCTTTACACTCCAGGTGTAGTTTTCTTACATGCTGGCCCTCCAGCTCAGGTGGTCTACATCTTACAAGTTCAGTAAATGCTTATTTGGCCCACATTGAAATCCACCCTCCAGCTGCTGAGTTTGAGGTGTCCTTTGCCTCTGTGAACCGCCTTTCCACCCCCACTACCTGCGCCCTCCATAGTTTTTTTGCAACGTGCCTCAGATTCCACCTCATTTGTGCAGTTGTTCAACGTGGTCAAGTCCAGGCAAGGGCAGGAGGATGCTGGCATAAAAAGCACCGACAACTAAGTAAGagattgtaggggaggaggacatttcctctccccaaatgtgggttcgtctggctggagagcgaattaaattcacatgagacagaatagcaagagaaaattaaacaaagctttatgaggaaccatgacccggggcctttcttcctgaaggaagaaagggcaccgaagaagtggggtgcacagagtggttatatagcccccaaacggggtgtttcacatgtgattgaaatgtccctcccacaacagtcacaagattgccctgttggcacagtgcttgatggacacagcaggtagtggtctgctatctcggtgggcgtagcaggaggcaagtctatgtctggagctgggcggtcacaggtgagcgcagcagcaatcggttcctagcctaaggaaagatgcttaatccttaaggaatgccaaagttgggagggggagggaagtcagttacaggaggttaccagactagcacaataaaatgcagattttaagtccttgcctttggtattgattaagagtttttggagagtaggtcatcgcctttcttcttcctggtacagagagggaggcaccttttacagatagagatttaccttacaaatgtaaacgtgtcctaacaaagggcaagttccactcctcagagcctccttccctgtcccagtttatcaaaagcaatcagcctcaaataatcctgatgccaaagagacatatcttggcgtggccaattccaggtccccacaagaTGAAGTGCAGGGAACCTTCTATTCCCAGTCTACCTCCCTCGTCCCTTGGCTGTTCTTCCCGTCACACGTGGGTAGGGCGCACGCCCCGGCGGTTCGCAGGAATTGGAAGAGAATGAAGAACATGGAGGCACAGGACGCAAGATGGAGCAATGGGTTCATttacagccacctccctcaggaACAAGCCTTGCCCGGCGGAGACTTTGCTTCTCTTAAAAACCTTCCTTGGTCTATTCAAGGGTGGCAGGACGGTCTTCCCCGAGGAGACATCTGGCAGCTCCTCTTCCCCTCGCCTGGCTCATGATCCCAGTCCCAGCTCCTGGCGCGTGCTCTCCCGCTCCGCAGACCCCGGCGCCCAACAGCTGTGCCTCCAGTCGGGGCTCGGCTCCCCGTGCCCACGAGCGCGCGCCCAACCGGACGTGTCGGGAGCGCGCGGCGGGGGACGATGGAGCGCGGGGCGGAGCGCGGCGAGGGTTGCGCTGCGCGTGCTGGCTCCCGGCACGCCCGGCTGCCGCCCGGCTCCCAGCGCTCGCTGGTCGGAGGCTGGAGACCGCCCGCCTACTCGCCCACCGCGGGGGAACGTGCTGCTGATCCGCGCCTGCGGCCTGAGAGCCAGGCGCGCCCGGAGAGGACGCGGAGCCATGAGCTGCCTGCCGGGGAGGGTGGTGGCGCTGCTGCTTGGGCTGCTGGTGGAGGTAGGGGCCGGTGGCCTGGGCGGCGCCGCCCGGGTCGCCTCCCAGATGCACTCGTGGAGCGCGAACAATGCAGGGGGCTGAGCGGGGCGCAGTACCGAGACGCCCCAGAAGACCATCTGAGAGAACACGAAAGGTCGAACGGCAGAGAGCCACTTCCTCACGGACCTGCATAAGTCCCGGTGCTGGAAGGCGTGGGGACCCATTTGACAGGGAGGCTACTACCCCTGGGCCCCACCGCTGCTCCTCGCTGTCCTCTGCATTTACCCCTACCCAACAccgcctgcctccctccccccgtTGCTTATTTCTCTCGCTTCTCGCGCCGGTTTGGGAGGACTCGGGAGTGACCCTTATGTGCTGTACGTCCCCTTCCCCGCTCCCGCCCGAGGAGGGCCCCGGATCCGGTCCGGGTAAGGCGGGAGGTGGGGGGGAGAGGACGGGGTGCGGGCGCGGTTGGGGAGGGGTGGTCCTGGGACTGGCGCAGGCGCAGAGAGTCCGGGACGCCCAGCGGTTTGAGGTTGGAGTGGGTTGGCAGCTGGAGGGTGGGGTTGCGAGCGCGTGGAGATGTAGTCGTCAGAAAATGTCACGGTAATGCCAGCGAAGTAGCAGAGATGAGCAGGAGGAAACATTTCTGCTTGTGAGTGTGATTTGCTGAATACAAGAGAGGAAACTTGTTGAAGTGACTGAGGGTGAAAATGCCTGGTGACTGCAACCCATATTGGGACCCCGGCCGCTCCTGGCTCCAAGTGACACCCTCTGGTGGGGCGGCCATTCCATTCTTGTTAAAGCGGGTTCTTTAAAATGTGAACTAGTGAGATTCTGGGGTGAAGAGCCTGAATTAGGGGTTGTTCAACTCCCTGCTCAGCTTCATTATTTTGAAGGGAAATTTGCATCAAATTAATGAAGTCAAAGTAAATGGGTAAGGAGTAACTTacatctctttctgtctttcctatTTTAGAGGGTTGTAAGACTTTAATAGTTGGGTGTTAGTGCTGGAAATGACTACTTGGTTCTCTtcgtttattaaaaaataattgttataaAATGTTGGAAGGGAAAGTCTGAGCTATCTTGAAAGGAAAGTGGATGGAAAAGTTTCTTGGGCCATGCTCCGCCATAGCAAAGACTGCCTATTTTTGTTCCTAATATCCTCCTGGCTTGGTATTTAATGTTTTTGTGGAGTGCCTCCGCAATTGcattctttccatttgttcagaATTTTAAGACTTCAGGAATCACATCTTCTTGATGACTTCCCAGACAGAACAATGGAGAAGTGAATCTGACagcattatttatataaaaacaaatgcaCTTGCAATGCCCCGTCCCATTTTAAATCAATGCCTGGTGAAATTATCTAGCACCCATTGGTTTCACCTCTCAGGTCTTTAGTGTGTGGTGGTGTACTTTGAATGTAGCCTAGATTGCCTCAGGGACTCAGTTCTTTCGGAAAGAGCGACAAATTCCTGTTTGTTGCATAGGAATTTATCATCATAATAGAGAGTCCAAATCATGTATGAAAGGTTGAAGCATCTTAAAGGCAACTTAAAGGCATAACTGTGACAGCACTAAAACTGAAATGACTAAGCTGATGCTTTCACAAAGTCAGATATCTTGATGATCggtaattttttgttttcaacaAGAAGGTGTGGTGTAGCCCACTTTTACATGGTGATTAACCTAAGCACCTATTTTGTTTGTGGTAGGGAGGTGTCTCTCTGAGGAATTAAGGAGATTTCTTTATAATTCATCACATGGAATTTTATACATGAGATACATATCTGAGATGTTTTCGTCTTAAATTGGTTGGTGTGAATTTCAT includes the following:
- the VOPP1 gene encoding WW domain binding protein VOPP1 isoform X1 — its product is MGSFTATSLRNKPCPAETLLLLKTFLGLFKGGRTVFPEETSGSSSSPRLAHDPSPSSWRVLSRSADPGAQQLCLQSGLGSPCPRARAQPDVSGARGGGRWSAGRSAARVALRVLAPGTPGCRPAPSARWSEAGDRPPTRPPRGNVLLIRACGLRARRARRGRGAMSCLPGRVVALLLGLLVECTEAKKHCWYFEGLYPTYYICRPYEDCCGSRCCVRALSIQRLWYFWFLLMMGVLFCCGAGFFIRRRMYPPPLIEEPAFNVSYTRQPPNPAPGSQQPGLPYYSDPGGLGMNPAGNPMAMAFQVQPNSPQGSTAYPPPPSYCNTPPPPYEQVVKAK
- the VOPP1 gene encoding WW domain binding protein VOPP1 isoform X2 translates to MGSFTATSLRNKPCPAETLLLLKTFLGLFKGGRTVFPEETSGSSSSPRLAHDPSPSSWRVLSRSADPGAQQLCLQSGLGSPCPRARAQPDVSGARGGGRWSAGRSAARVALRVLAPGTPGCRPAPSARWSEAGDRPPTRPPRGNVLLIRACGLRARRARRGRGAMSCLPGRVVALLLGLLVECTEAKKHCWYFEGLYPTYYICRPYEDCCGSRCCVRALSIQRLWYFWFLLMMGVLFCCGAGFFIRRRMYPPPLIEEPAFNVSYTRQPPNPAPVISVWILALSCGWDSSPCSCLLRPCKASWECPWEYNVELG